The proteins below come from a single Methanothrix thermoacetophila PT genomic window:
- the hemL gene encoding glutamate-1-semialdehyde 2,1-aminomutase: MNLNSSRSLYERAKRLMPGGVSSPVRAIRPYPFYVKRAEGPYLWDEDGNSFIDYCLAYGPMILGHRNPEVMRKVEEQIERGWLYGTPTALEVELAERIISHYPSIEMIRFVSTGTEATMAALRIARGFTGKDKIVKIEGGFHGAHDSVLVKAGSGATTIGVPDSKGVPADTAKNTVLVPYNDIQAMEAALREDDVAAVIMEPVLGNIGPVLPMDGYLEGVRRITEEHDALLIFDEVITGFRLALGGAQSYYRVRADITTLGKIIGGGFPIGAVGGRREIMENVAPQGGIYQAGTFNGSPVSMAAGLATLDILERGVLDRINEMGSYLRKGISDIVEDLKLDYSVSGVASMFKVFFGPLPRNYSEALRCDKEGYLRFFWRMLEAGIFLTPSQYETDFISASHDKEIIDKTLEAFKLFLKG; the protein is encoded by the coding sequence ATGAATCTCAACTCCTCCAGAAGTCTCTACGAGCGCGCGAAGAGGCTCATGCCCGGAGGTGTAAGCAGTCCGGTCAGGGCGATAAGGCCGTATCCGTTTTACGTTAAAAGGGCAGAGGGGCCCTACCTCTGGGACGAGGACGGCAACAGTTTCATCGACTACTGTCTTGCCTACGGTCCAATGATCCTCGGGCACAGAAACCCGGAAGTGATGAGAAAGGTCGAGGAACAAATCGAGCGGGGCTGGCTCTATGGCACGCCAACCGCCCTGGAGGTCGAGCTCGCAGAGCGCATAATCTCCCATTACCCATCCATTGAGATGATCAGGTTCGTGAGCACAGGCACAGAGGCGACGATGGCCGCTCTGAGGATCGCCCGCGGCTTCACCGGGAAGGATAAGATTGTAAAGATCGAGGGCGGATTTCACGGGGCTCACGACTCTGTTCTCGTTAAAGCAGGATCCGGAGCCACTACGATCGGCGTGCCCGACTCGAAGGGCGTGCCCGCGGATACTGCGAAGAACACCGTGCTGGTTCCATACAACGATATCCAGGCCATGGAGGCAGCACTGAGAGAAGATGATGTGGCAGCGGTGATAATGGAGCCTGTTCTGGGCAACATAGGGCCCGTGCTCCCCATGGACGGATACCTGGAGGGTGTGCGAAGGATTACAGAGGAGCATGACGCCCTTCTGATATTCGACGAGGTCATAACAGGCTTCAGGCTCGCACTTGGGGGCGCACAGAGCTACTACAGGGTCAGGGCTGATATCACCACGCTTGGGAAGATAATAGGCGGAGGGTTCCCGATAGGCGCCGTCGGCGGGCGTCGAGAGATCATGGAGAACGTGGCCCCTCAGGGTGGGATCTACCAGGCCGGGACGTTCAACGGATCTCCGGTATCCATGGCAGCAGGCCTCGCGACTCTGGATATACTTGAGAGAGGTGTTCTCGACAGGATCAACGAGATGGGGTCGTATCTGAGGAAGGGGATCTCGGATATCGTTGAGGATTTGAAGTTGGATTACAGCGTATCCGGGGTGGCCTCGATGTTCAAGGTCTTCTTCGGCCCACTTCCCAGAAACTACTCAGAGGCATTGAGGTGTGATAAAGAGGGATACCTGAGATTCTTCTGGAGGATGCTCGAGGCCGGCATATTCCTCACGCCCAGCCAGTACGAGACGGACTTCATATCAGCATCTCACGATAAGGAGATCATAGATAAAACACTGGAGGCGTTCAAGCTATTCCTCAAAGGCTGA
- the hemC gene encoding hydroxymethylbilane synthase, whose product MRIGTRGSPLALRQTEIVAKRLIEHGAEAEIVTVRTSGDLFLDRPLHMISGQGLFVREIDERMLSGEIDLAVHSMKDLPSKRPERLRIAAIMKRDSPCDILLTKDGSGLDDLKSGAVIGTSSMRRAAQLRRARPDLVVRSLRGNLQTRLRKLHAGEYDGIVIAEAGVQRMGYHLGYKVLDPGFFVPSPNQGTIAVVSVAGTEGDALASLIDHRPSREETMVERRIMEVVGGGCLVPMAVFARHLGDRIHVTAEILSKDGERFVRLEDTVPRDGLESAERIGRRLLEMGGDELVREAVEIER is encoded by the coding sequence CTGAGAATCGGTACACGTGGCAGCCCTCTGGCGCTGCGGCAGACAGAGATCGTTGCGAAGCGCCTTATCGAGCACGGCGCAGAGGCTGAGATAGTGACGGTCAGGACCAGCGGAGATCTCTTTCTCGACAGGCCGCTGCACATGATCTCCGGGCAGGGGTTGTTCGTGAGGGAGATAGATGAGCGGATGCTCTCCGGCGAGATAGATCTCGCGGTGCACAGCATGAAGGACCTCCCCAGCAAGCGCCCTGAGAGGCTCAGGATAGCAGCGATCATGAAAAGAGACTCGCCATGTGATATCTTGCTCACAAAGGATGGCTCCGGCCTGGATGATCTCAAAAGCGGAGCTGTCATCGGCACGTCCAGCATGAGAAGGGCGGCACAGCTCAGAAGGGCCAGGCCAGATCTGGTGGTGAGAAGCCTTCGCGGGAACCTCCAGACCAGGCTCAGGAAGCTGCATGCTGGAGAGTATGATGGCATAGTCATAGCTGAGGCAGGTGTTCAGCGCATGGGATATCACCTAGGTTACAAGGTGCTCGATCCCGGCTTCTTCGTTCCCTCACCGAACCAGGGGACAATAGCTGTCGTATCCGTCGCCGGCACAGAAGGCGACGCGCTGGCGAGCCTGATAGATCACAGGCCCTCGAGGGAGGAGACAATGGTTGAGCGGAGGATAATGGAGGTTGTCGGAGGTGGATGCCTGGTTCCGATGGCGGTCTTTGCGCGGCATCTCGGTGATAGGATACATGTCACAGCGGAGATACTCTCGAAGGACGGGGAGAGGTTCGTCAGGCTTGAGGATACAGTCCCCAGAGATGGTCTGGAGAGCGCTGAGAGGATCGGGAGGCGCCTCCTGGAGATGGGCGGTGATGAGCTGGTGAGGGAGGCTGTAGAGATTGAACGGTGA
- the cobA gene encoding uroporphyrinogen-III C-methyltransferase, which translates to MNGDAGKVYLVGAGPGDPELITVKGLRLLREADVVLHDRLLNEKLLRDLKAEIIDVGKAPGKHKLSQEEINELLIEKAREGKIVVRLKGGDPYLFGRGGEEALALREAGIPFEVVPGVTSAIAAPALAGIPVTHRGISTALTVVTGHEEPGKDKELDWHALARLGGTLVVLMGVGRIRENTSMLLDGGLSPQTPAALIERGSWPDQRCVRGTLGDIAERASSSGVKSPAVLVVGDVVDLERYLRQRRIAILRAEKQLDVSVRLAERYGFIPVAAPSISLRALELPHDIKERIEKTECVVFTSSNGVEIISRRSDLVDLIQKKRVAAIGPKTAQALSERGVNVDVIPAEYSSRGLVNALGGFKSVLLLRSAQGSPALLQGLRSSGIEVEDVPVYEVKGSEDSRLDDLIRRAELIDVFAFTSGSTVRYLMRRSEELGMEDHLRRALDSALVVAIGPPTAEVLGEFGVRVDLIPERYTFEGMLEAARREIGVRS; encoded by the coding sequence TTGAACGGTGATGCTGGAAAGGTGTATCTGGTAGGCGCCGGACCCGGCGATCCAGAGCTGATAACCGTCAAGGGTTTGAGATTGCTCAGGGAGGCGGATGTTGTTCTCCACGACCGGCTCCTGAACGAGAAGCTGCTCAGGGATCTTAAAGCTGAGATCATCGACGTCGGAAAGGCGCCTGGCAAACACAAGCTCTCCCAGGAGGAGATCAACGAGCTTCTCATCGAAAAAGCTCGAGAGGGGAAGATAGTTGTGAGGCTCAAGGGGGGCGATCCGTATCTCTTCGGTCGCGGCGGGGAGGAGGCGCTCGCCCTCAGGGAAGCTGGCATTCCCTTTGAAGTGGTGCCCGGCGTGACCTCAGCGATAGCAGCGCCAGCGCTTGCCGGCATACCTGTGACTCACCGCGGGATCTCCACCGCCTTAACAGTCGTCACAGGGCATGAAGAGCCGGGCAAGGATAAGGAGCTCGACTGGCACGCTCTGGCCAGGCTTGGAGGCACTCTGGTCGTCCTCATGGGCGTGGGCAGGATCAGGGAGAACACGTCGATGCTCTTAGATGGTGGATTGAGCCCTCAGACGCCTGCAGCGCTGATAGAGCGCGGGAGCTGGCCAGATCAGAGGTGTGTGAGGGGGACGCTGGGTGACATAGCGGAGCGTGCATCATCCTCTGGAGTGAAATCGCCCGCGGTTCTCGTTGTTGGAGATGTGGTCGATCTCGAGAGGTATCTACGACAAAGAAGGATAGCGATTCTACGTGCTGAAAAACAGCTGGATGTTTCTGTGAGACTCGCGGAGAGGTATGGCTTCATTCCCGTCGCGGCTCCGTCGATCTCACTCAGGGCGCTGGAGCTTCCTCATGACATAAAGGAGAGGATAGAGAAAACGGAGTGCGTGGTCTTCACGAGCTCGAACGGTGTGGAGATCATCTCCAGGAGATCTGATCTGGTCGATCTGATCCAGAAGAAGCGCGTCGCAGCCATAGGTCCGAAGACCGCGCAGGCTCTCTCAGAGAGGGGCGTGAATGTCGATGTGATCCCGGCTGAGTACAGCTCGAGAGGTCTTGTCAACGCTCTCGGAGGATTCAAAAGTGTGCTGCTTCTCAGGAGCGCCCAGGGATCTCCCGCGCTGCTCCAGGGATTGAGATCCTCTGGGATTGAGGTTGAGGATGTGCCTGTGTACGAAGTGAAAGGATCTGAGGACAGCAGGCTGGACGATCTCATAAGAAGGGCGGAGCTCATAGATGTCTTCGCGTTCACCAGCGGATCCACTGTGAGGTATCTGATGAGAAGGTCTGAGGAGCTCGGGATGGAAGATCATCTCAGGAGGGCTCTGGACTCTGCGCTTGTTGTCGCCATCGGCCCGCCGACGGCTGAGGTGCTCGGGGAGTTCGGGGTGAGGGTCGATCTCATCCCTGAGAGATACACGTTTGAGGGCATGCTCGAGGCTGCCAGAAGGGAGATCGGGGTGAGATCCTGA